A genomic segment from Janthinobacterium sp. 64 encodes:
- a CDS encoding PilT/PilU family type 4a pilus ATPase: protein MQTTHEYYGAMHALLAQMRARGGSDLFITAGFPPAIKLDGKLTPLATAALDAQQAAGYVRAVMNERQAAEFASSREANFAISPDGLGRFRVSAFVQMGQAGMVLRLINTAIPTLDGLGLPAILQDIVMSKRGLVIMVGATGCGKSTTLAAMVGHRNAHSHGHIITIEDPVEFIHPHGNCIVTQREVGVDTDDWATALKNTLRQAPDVIQIGEIRDRDTMDHAIAFAETGHLCLATLHANNANQALDRIINFFPEERRQQLLMDLSLNLKGMISQRLIPSKEGGGRKAALEILLNSPLMSDLIFKGQVHEIKELMKKSRELGMQTFDQALFDLHEAGAISYEDALRNADSVNDLRLTIKLKGATAPEPAPQTGTTKLGLL from the coding sequence ATGCAAACGACGCACGAATACTATGGCGCCATGCACGCGCTGCTGGCGCAGATGCGCGCACGCGGCGGCTCGGACCTGTTCATCACGGCCGGCTTTCCGCCCGCCATCAAGCTCGACGGCAAGCTGACGCCGCTGGCGACCGCCGCGCTCGATGCGCAGCAGGCGGCCGGCTACGTGCGCGCCGTCATGAACGAACGCCAGGCAGCCGAATTCGCATCCAGCCGCGAAGCCAATTTCGCCATCAGCCCGGACGGCCTCGGGCGTTTCCGCGTGTCCGCCTTCGTGCAGATGGGCCAGGCAGGCATGGTCTTGCGATTGATCAATACCGCCATCCCCACCCTTGATGGGCTCGGTTTGCCCGCCATCCTGCAAGACATCGTCATGAGCAAGCGAGGCCTCGTCATCATGGTGGGCGCCACGGGTTGCGGCAAGTCGACCACCTTGGCGGCCATGGTGGGCCACCGCAACGCGCACAGCCATGGCCACATCATCACCATCGAAGACCCCGTGGAATTCATCCATCCGCACGGCAACTGCATCGTCACTCAGCGCGAAGTGGGCGTCGATACGGACGACTGGGCCACGGCCCTGAAAAACACCCTGCGCCAGGCGCCCGACGTGATCCAGATCGGAGAGATACGCGACCGCGACACCATGGACCACGCCATCGCATTCGCCGAGACGGGCCATCTGTGCCTGGCGACCCTGCACGCGAACAACGCCAACCAGGCGCTGGACCGCATCATCAATTTCTTCCCCGAAGAGCGGCGCCAGCAGCTGCTGATGGATCTGTCGCTCAATTTGAAGGGCATGATTTCCCAGCGGCTGATCCCCAGCAAGGAAGGCGGCGGACGCAAGGCGGCGCTGGAAATCCTGCTCAATTCACCGCTGATGAGCGACCTGATCTTCAAGGGCCAGGTGCACGAGATCAAGGAATTGATGAAAAAATCGCGCGAGCTTGGCATGCAGACGTTCGACCAGGCCCTGTTCGACCTGCACGAAGCGGGCGCCATCAGCTATGAAGACGCGCTGCGCAATGCCGATTCCGTCAACGACCTGCGCCTGACGATCAAGCTCAAGGGCGCAACGGCGCCGGAACCGGCCCCGCAAACGGGCACCACCAAGCTGGGGCTGCTCTGA